In Podospora pseudopauciseta strain CBS 411.78 chromosome 2 map unlocalized CBS411.78m_2, whole genome shotgun sequence, the genomic stretch GCTCTTCACCCCGATGGAGGCCGATATCCTCTTCCACTTCGCCAGCCTTGATGAGCCATCTGGCCGTCTTGGCCTGAAGGACTTCAAGAAGGTGCTCGACCCATCATGGAGGAGTAGACAAGGAGATGAGGATGCCGTCCGTGCCGTCACCGAGACCACCAGGTCGGCCGGCCAAAAGTTCCTCGCCCAGGGTCTCGAGTCCGCCTACGGCTTCGCTCTCGGCAGTATCGCCGGTGCTTTTGGTGCCTTCATGGTGTACCCCATCGATCTCGTCAAGACTCGCATGCAGAACCAGAGAGGTGCCAACCCCGGCCAGAGGCTGTACAACAACTCGATCGACTGCTTCAAAAAGGTCATCCGCAACGAGGGTTTCCGCGGGCTGTACTCTGGTGTCCTCCCACAGCTTGTTGGTGTTGCCCCAGAAAAGGCCATCAAGCTGACCGTCAACGATCTCGTTCGTGGGTGGTTCACCACTAAGGATAAACAGATCTGGTGGGGCCACGAGGTCATCGCCGGTGGTGCTGCCGGTGGTTGCCAGGTCGTTTTCACCAACCCTCTCGAGATTGTCAAGATTCGTCTTCAGGTTCAGGGTGAGGTCGCCAAGTCGCTCGAGGGTGCTCCTAGACGGTCGGCCATGTGGATCATCCGCAACCTTGGTCTCGTCGGTCTGTACAAGGGCGCTTCCGCCTGCCTGCTCCGCGATGTGCCATTCTCGGCCATCTACTTCCCAACCTACTCCCACCTGAAGAAGGACCTCTTCGGCGAGTCCCAGACCAAGAAGCTCGGTATTCTTCAGCTCCTCACTGCCGGTGCCATCGCCGGTATGCCCGCCGCCTATCTCACCACCCCATGCGACGTCATCAAGACCCGTCTCCAGGTCGAGGCCCGCAAGGGTGACACCCAGTACACCGGCCTCCGCCACGCCGCCAAGACCAtctggaaggaggagggcttCCGTGCCTTCTTCAAGGGCGGTCCTGCCAGAATCATGCGTTCGTCGCCACAGTTTGGTTTTACTCTTGCCGCGTACGAGTTGCTCCAGACggccttccccttccctggcaagggcaaggccgAGGTGGCGACTGGTGTTGCGGACGTTGTGCAGACGCTCAAGGAAAAGCACCCTGACAGCCCATTCTACCGGTCGAGAAACGCGCTCAAGATTCTGTTGGATCTGGATGAGAACTTTGGACGTGCGCCGTTGGGAGTGAATGCGAAGGGGTGGCAGACGCTGCCTGGGTGGATGCAGAACCCGGTGAAGAGCTCGTaaagagggaaaggaaataggggggggaagggagagagaggtttaatggctgggtttggggggtcaGGGTGGTATTAAGTTTCGGCCGGTTCGTTGTTTATAAGCGCGAAGGACGCGGGCGGGTGGACGGACGGCCCTTTCGGCAATGGGGAAAGGTGTTGTGGGGTGGAGAGTCCGGCAATGGGGTTCGGAGGTCCTGTCCACCTCACCTAACCCATTCCGCCGCCAACGGGGGGACCCACTGTTGACTTGTGTCGGAGCGCATCATGATGTCAGGTCATGGTGTTGGGATGGATTTCTTTgatgtccttcttcttcgtttCTCTATCATCGAGAGTTTTGAAGAGGGATTATCTACCGTCGACGACCCATGCGGGGTCAACAAAGgccctgccaccaccacccccctccgtTCTTTGACAATTGAGCCTGATAAAGGAGGAGGGCCGGGTATTTTTTTTCACGAAAAAGCCCGATTTGCATTGTGCATTTCCATGTGCATTttatttcttcttcttcttcttcttcttcttcgtcagcGGCAGACTAGGCGGCAGGCAGGCGTTTGGGTGGTTATTTAATCTTGTCTGGGTGGCAGCAAAAACtgttcctttttcttttgtatgttttttttcattttctCTTGTTGATATTTTGTCGCGCGATGTGTTTTTGTATGAGATGAATGAAAAATATCCTGGCTTtttttgcttgttgctgtgtgCTACGtttgagagagaaaaaaaaagggaaagacACTGAAGGTTAGATGGATGGatagatggatggatgaagGGCTGGCTAGACTTTTTTGGTTCTGGGAGTTGGGATTTATACAGTAGGTGTATTGTAGATATCGATACAACAACGAGACAGACAGACTAGACTAGAGAGACTagatgggggttggggggtaGTGTGGTAGATTTGAGAGAGGGAAGATAAAATTGATGATGGTTTTTTGAGATGTTGTACAGGTAGCTAGTTGGTTGGTGGGTAGTAGAGTAggtggctggtggtgttATGCAGGATGAAATGCAAAAACAGATCGGTTATGTACCCCAGGGGAAATATcacatgctgctgctgtcgtggCGGTCTGATTGAGGTTGAGAGAGGGTTGAGACATTCTGGGCCGGGACGCTGCCGGGGTCGCTTCCGGGGTGTCGGGGACTGACCGGGGGGTCAGACAAGACAAAACATGTGCCGTGTGGGTGGGGGGCTCGGAGGGTTGAAGAGACGGCACTCCGATATTAGCAATGTTGATTACTGTGGCATTTTGTTGTTATGGATCGAGAATACGACAGTTGTGATTATTGGGGTGTTTTGGAGGCCGATCTAGATGTTTGTTTAACACACCTCATCCTTCTGGAAGtagatgggggtgggggtcaGAGCCCAGAGCTGTGTCCCCGGTCACCGCCATCCGTAACCCCCGGAAGCTTGGGCGGCCCCGGCATTGGTGAGTTGTCGTCggttgggaggttggtgggttgACTATCATCTGCGGGAGCGGCACACCGGGGGTCACTCTGTTGGTGAGTGAATGAATTTGGATGATGAGATCAGATCAATGGTTTGTTCTGGATTGGGCGTTGGTCTGATGATGCACACTTGGAGGGTTCACGAAGCCGCCACACACCACTTTGGTAGTGGTTTCTACAAATGAAATGTTGCCATTCCCGCTATGGGGGCGAAAGGAGGCGTGGCGCTGGGGGTGAGCAAGCCCCGGCCGGCCAGTGAGGTTGTCCAGGGTgagcctcatcctcaccgctGCTGGTACGAATCCCTAAAAGGTGTTAGTATAGCTGTGTCTTTGTTGGTataaggggagggggagaagggggtgatgtGCATCTGGGCCGGGCCGCAATCTTTTTGTTGCTCTTCTTTGATCGATTTTTGAGAGTGGTGTTGTTCTCGTTGGTTGATTTTTCCGAACAAGTGCGAGAGAGGTGTATCACTGATCGTATATCAACGTCACCATACATTTTACATCCATCCCAACTTAACCTTGTTATCAACAGCATTTATCTTAAATCAAAatggcaaccaccaccaccaccaccaccaccactaccaccaccaccgccgccgccgttacaacagcaacaatgcCACTCCACCtaagcatcaccaccaccccatcaccaccaccaaaaccaaaaattTCCCTCCTGTCACTACCACTGGAGCTCAGACTAGAAATCTacacccacctcctccacctacCACTCCCCTCACACTCAGGCGAGGAATCACCCCCTTATcgatcaacaaccccccctctgTCAACCTTTGCCGAAAAACCAAAAATCTGGACAGCGATTTTATACGTCTCTCGACAAATCTACATCGAGAGTCACCCCCTCTTGTACAAGTCAAACACCTTCTCCGCCcaccccaccctcctcaccagctcCCCTACTTTGTATCCTTCCTCCAAGGCATATAAAACCCCCCTTGCgatccccctcccaccaccaacaccaccaccaaccacagcaacaacaacaacaacaacaacaacaacaacaacaacaacaacaacaacaacagcaacaacagcagcagcagcagcaacaccccAACAAGACCGACCAttcacccccccatcccaatcccaGAACATCATCACAATCCCTTTATCTCCCTTCATCTCCGCCCCGACAAACCCCCCCTCTATATCACCTGCCTACATCCCCCTGATAAGGAAATGGAGGCTTCGGATAAAACTGGACAGTCCAGCTCCGTGGTCTGAGGAtctggtgagggaggtgttcACGGGAGTGGGGGAGTTGACGTTGGATGTGTGGCAGAGTTCTTtttggggtggggtgggtgtTAGAACACTAAAAGGGTTCgaaggggtgaggggggtggggagggtgagggttagGGGGATGTTGGGTGGCTTTGAGGGCTACCGGGGGTGGCTGGAGGGGAtcatgggggagggggttggggttcgggagggggaggtatATGAagggagggatgaggaggaggggaggaggttgaggggatGGAGTTGACTTGTCAAAGGGGGATGgctttgaggagggggggttggtgggtcTGGATGGGTTTGGCCAGgtaggggaggggtggtgggagggggtatAAAAGGTGGGTGGAATGGGATGCAATTAAAGGTCAAGGACTGGGTTGAGAATAGGAGGACTTTACTCGTGAGGGCATGTTGATGGGTAACTTGATTCACGTAATTTGGACGGAATGGAGGTGAACGTTTACGATATGGAAGGGGGAGATATATACGGCACTGGGTGTTTGCAAACGAGATACACTGCTTGGAACCTGTCTCGCGAAAAGTCTGGTGTCCAAGTGGTaaggtgaaggagaggggggaggggggggagggggggggagggaacaGCGTTGAGGGCCTCATCGGACATGGCAACGGTTGACTTTGATGGCGCCAACACTCCAAAACCTTCACCGAGCCACGGCAAAGTGCGGACGCCACTAGGTCATTGTGGAAAGGCGGGATTGACTTTTACTTCAAGTATACGTATTCAGCTTTTTTGGAATCTACCATCTTTTTAATTCTTCCAACCTCTCTCCAACATCGGCGAAAAGTTTGATCGGCTCCAAGAGCTGCGGGCCCCGGACGAGCTGCCTGATGAGGTGTATCTCGAGGGCTGGGACAACGTCCACGAGGAGAACCGGCGGTTGAACGAAGTCAAAAGAGGGATCAAACAATCCTGGAAGGAGATGCTCTGGATCAGGGAGGATATGGAAAGGGAGATTGGGCACCTGGAAGGACTACGACTGCCGCAATGGACACCCGAGGTGCCGGCGGACTCGAGTGATGGGACAACGAATGCTGCCCCTCCCAAATTTTGCACACCGGAGTGCCTCCTGGGGCTGGAGCCAGGCAACAAGCCGGATTTGGATGTGACCTGCCCCAATGTCGGCAGCCATCAAAGAGGACTGAGCGGGAAGCATCGGGTTCTCAGGGCACAGTTGGGTCAGCTTGTCAGGGACCAGCTGCGGCGAGAGCAGAACAATCACAAGAACTTGTGGTGTTGCGGGGACGGCCTCCCGGGACAGCCAAGGAAAAAGcaggctgggctggcttACGCTTCAACCGCATGGCTACACTTTTATGGTGAAGGGGTACAGCTACTGGTGGAAACGGCAGGCGAACCGTGAGATGGGTATGCACCAGAGGATTGATGGTTTCCACAACTGGAATGATAAACCGGAGAGGATGGTGCGGTTGTGTTTTGGTATGTTTGACCTGCCGGCTCCGTATCAGCTCGACACCAAAACAGACGACGCAAACTGGCTGCTGGGCGATAATATCGGGTACATCTTGTTGTTCTCTCCTGGAGCGGTTGCTGGACCAAAGACATGCTCTCCAAGCTTGGAGCTCAACAAGGACATGGCAAACAAGCGATTAAAAACGTCCATCATGAGGCAGTATTGGATCTGATTCCCCAAGGGCCAGGAGGGATTGCCTGCTGTGTGGAAGAAGGGGCGGCTGATGTCGATTGGCCTCGACGAGAGAGAGTGGCTGAATGGAGGAAGCATCTGGGGAAGAAGTTGGAAGGATCAAAACGAtcgtcaagaagaaggtcagTGGAGGTACACGGCGAGGTTGGCTGAATGTCAACACAGCAAACACAACTACCCTAACCCTTAAAGTTGTGCACGTGCATGTACACGTGCAGGTGCACAGGTTGCAGCACATGGCACGCTGTCTGACGCAATGACCCACTCTTTATGCCTGTCCATCGAGGTTCTCTTTCATTTTCATTGAACATCGCGGTTGCATCGGCATCGGGTGCCAGTGTCCTCCCTTCACCATGTCTCTCCTCGAGTTCTTCTCGTCCGTTTTTGGTTGGATCTACTTCATCTGCTGGTCCCTCTCGTTCTACCCGCAGTCCATGCTCAACTTCAGCCGAAAATCCACCTCTGGTACCACGGTCGACTTCCCCCTGATCAACTGCCTGGGCTTCCTGTCTTATGCAATCTCCAACTACGCCTTCTACTACAGCCCCCTCATCCGCGCCCAGTACGCCTCCCGCTACCACGGCCTGACCCCCACCGTCCAGTTCAACGACATCACCTTCGCCCTCCACGGCCTGCtgctcagcatcatcaccacctcccagtACCTCTCCCCCCGCCTCTGgtccttcaccccctcaaaaGGCAACAAACCCTCCCGCTTAATCCTCGGTATCATCCTCGGCTGCATCGTCGGCGTCATCTGTGTCATCTTTATCGTGCTGTCCTCCCCGGAGAGGAACGACCCATCTGGAGGCGGCCATGGCTGGGTGTGGCTTGACGCGATCTACGCCATCAGCTATGTGAAGCTCATTGTGACACTCATAAAATACACGCCGCAGGTGCTGGTGAATTACCGGAATAAGAGCACAAAGGGATGGAGTATTGTGCAGATCTTGTTGGATTTTACAGGGGGTGTGTTGAGTATTGGGCAGCAGGGGATTGATAGCTGGTTGCAGGGGGATTGGAGCGGGATTACCGGGAACCCGGTCAAGTTTGCGCTGGGGAATGTGAGTATGATGTATGATGCCGTTTTTATCACGCAGCATTATGTGTTGTACAAGGGGGCGGACgggaaggatggggagggggaggggctgttgggggaggggagggacgaggagaggaggatcgAGTAGGGCTGTGGTAGAAAGATGCTGCCTCGAGGCGGCTGGGATATACCTTGTGGCGGCTGAGATGCCCTGGGCTGGTCCTTTGGGGCAGATGGAGGTTCGGGTGGTACCGTTCAGAGACATGGTAGACCTAGACGGTCTGGAGTTTGGGTAAACAGTGGGAACGGGTCTTTCAGGATGCTAGATGGGGGAGAGACGGAGGAAGAGGCAATGGGGGAGAGAAGACACGATAAGATACCCATGATCTGTCAAAGCGAATACACAATTGCTCCGTTTGGCTTATTCACCACACAGGACATCTATCCAACAGACTGGAGTAACGCCCCACACAACAACCCTgtttggggatgtggtgggtTATGAGAATTTAGGCATGAAAGAAGGTGAGGACCAATATGGACAGGGTACTGGAGTTGTTGgaaggtgggtgggtgtaGAGGGTGGTATGTATGTGTGTATACCGTGGTTGCTCCCTCTAGGCTGGCCGGCCTAGGGAGTGTTGACGCGTGCTGGTTGTTCACAGCCCGTCAGTCCAGCCCATGATCGAGGCCGCAGAGACTCTTAGTCTTCTTTGCTGT encodes the following:
- a CDS encoding uncharacterized protein (EggNog:ENOG503NXFU; COG:E), which encodes MSLLEFFSSVFGWIYFICWSLSFYPQSMLNFSRKSTSGTTVDFPLINCLGFLSYAISNYAFYYSPLIRAQYASRYHGLTPTVQFNDITFALHGLLLSIITTSQYLSPRLWSFTPSKGNKPSRLILGIILGCIVGVICVIFIVLSSPERNDPSGGGHGWVWLDAIYAISYVKLIVTLIKYTPQVLVNYRNKSTKGWSIVQILLDFTGGVLSIGQQGIDSWLQGDWSGITGNPVKFALGNVSMMYDAVFITQHYVLYKGADGKDGEGEGLLGEGRDEERRIE
- a CDS encoding uncharacterized protein (EggNog:ENOG503P5UM), which translates into the protein MATTTTTTTTTTTTTAAAVTTATMPLHLSITTTPSPPPKPKISLLSLPLELRLEIYTHLLHLPLPSHSGEESPPYRSTTPPLSTFAEKPKIWTAILYVSRQIYIESHPLLYKSNTFSAHPTLLTSSPTLYPSSKAYKTPLAIPLPPPTPPPTTAATPQQDRPFTPPSQSQNIITIPLSPFISAPTNPPSISPAYIPLIRKWRLRIKLDSPAPWSEDLVREVFTGVGELTLDVWQSSFWGGVGVRTLKGFEGVRGVGRVRVRGMLGGFEGYRGWLEGIMGEGVGVREGEVYEGRDEEEGRRLRGWS
- the AGC1 gene encoding mitochondrial aspartate-glutamate transporter agc1 (EggNog:ENOG503NUHH; COG:C), with translation MSKVTVVKEAVKETLVGSTEPQELSAQTKARFIKHAIKEDGAEPYLGPDEFINAVAPPSEDYHKIKREQYSILFHVADRSNKGKVTLADWGYFENLLTKPDAEYEIAFRLFDIERLGKVKYEDFRRLYELNKGPDSIPFDWECDWAKLYIGSKAKHSMDYQQFSQMLRGLQGERVRQAFQHLDKDGDGYIEPEEFERIIKETARHKLSDYLLENLSTLCNISQGSKISYANVRAFQNMIHEMDLVELIIRRACAKSTDGKITRTEFLNQAAKITRFSLFTPMEADILFHFASLDEPSGRLGLKDFKKVLDPSWRSRQGDEDAVRAVTETTRSAGQKFLAQGLESAYGFALGSIAGAFGAFMVYPIDLVKTRMQNQRGANPGQRLYNNSIDCFKKVIRNEGFRGLYSGVLPQLVGVAPEKAIKLTVNDLVRGWFTTKDKQIWWGHEVIAGGAAGGCQVVFTNPLEIVKIRLQVQGEVAKSLEGAPRRSAMWIIRNLGLVGLYKGASACLLRDVPFSAIYFPTYSHLKKDLFGESQTKKLGILQLLTAGAIAGMPAAYLTTPCDVIKTRLQVEARKGDTQYTGLRHAAKTIWKEEGFRAFFKGGPARIMRSSPQFGFTLAAYELLQTAFPFPGKGKAEVATGVADVVQTLKEKHPDSPFYRSRNALKILLDLDENFGRAPLGVNAKGWQTLPGWMQNPVKSS